Below is a genomic region from Aromatoleum aromaticum EbN1.
TCGCGATCGTCCGGACTCGCAAGACTCGCAGCCAGTGCGGCAATACTTTCGCACCGCTGAAAAATCTCCTCTTTCGAGGGGAGCTCATTGACTGTCAGACAGCCGATGAGCATCGCCCGAGCTTCGGCGGGCAGATCGACAACTCCGGCTTGCTTCTGCTCCGGTGTCGCCATGTGCTGCGTTAAATTGAGCATCATGCAAATTCCTCCTCGAAATGCTCATACCTGTGCCAGGGTTCCGACTCAGGTTCTTCGGCCTTAAAAAGACATTCTGGATTGTGACCGCCGTAGCCGTCGACCCACGGGGTTTCACCTTGGGGTAGCCCGTCGATTTGGAAGCGCTCGTACCGGTTGACCCGGCCCATCTCTCGTGTTGGCGTAATGTGCCACATCGGCACCGTCGAGACGGAAAGCCATCCTGCCTTGATGAACTCGTAGAGATCTTCAGAGCGGACATCTGTCACCTCCACGCCCCTCCAAACCTTGATGGTCGGAATGAGGCCATTGAAGGTTTCTACCCGCCAGCCTCGGCGGAGAAAATGCCTGACGTTCCTCGGAGACACCAACTCCCTCACGACACCGCCGAGCGTGATCTCGGAGCAAAACCGCGGCTCCGTGACCTTCTTCAATACAAAGTGCCGCCCCGACAGCCAGTCCTCTGTGACAGAGTAACCACCAGCGATCAGCAGCGCCTCAAGGACGTGATGCTTGTCCCTGCCCGGCGTCAATTACCTTGGCCTGTCGACGTCAATTATCCTGGCCGGTGGAAGCGAGGCATGAGGGGTTCAGCCTTTCGGGTTTGAGGTTTGGGGTTTGCGTTGCTCAGAAGGGGCGAGCCCCTTCTGAGCAACGCGGCGACGGAAACTCTCCACGTTCATCTCGAAGATCGTGGCGTGATGCACCAGGCGATCGACGGCGGCCAGCGTCATGGCCGGTTCGGCAAAGACGTGATCCCAGCCGGAGAACGGCTGGTTGGCCGTGATGGCCAGGCTCTTGCGCTCGTAGCGTTCGGCGATGAGTTCGAACAGCACCGAAGTCTCGCCCTGATCGCGGCGGACATAGCTGAAGTCGTCGCAGATCAGCAGATCGAAACGATCGAGCTTGGCCAGTTCGGCCGGTAGCCGCAAATCCCGCCGGGCGGCTTGCAGCCGCTGCACCAGATCGCTCGTGCGGGTGAAGAGCACGCGGTATCCGCGTTCGACGAGCGCGTGGCCCAGGCTGGCAATCAGATGCGTCTTGCCCACGCCTGGCGGGCCGAACAGCAGGATGTTGGCACCTTGCTCGAGCCAGCTGTCGCCCTCGGCAAGCGCAGTGACGTGGGCTTTGGAGACCGTGGGCACGGCGGCGAAGTCGAACGCTGACAGCCGCTTGTCCGGCGGCAGGCCCGACTCGGCCCGATGGCGATCGATACGGCGCCGCTCGCGCTCATTCATTTCGTGCTCGCACAGTGCCGCCAGAAACCGCTCGGCAGGCCAGCCCTCGCGGTTGGACTGCTCGGCCAGGGCCGGCCACAGACGCTTGATGGTGGGCAAGCGCAGTTCGGTGAGCATCATCGGCAGCGTGACGGCCTCGACCGCGCTCATGCCGCCACCGCGAACAAGTCGTCGTAGGCCGACAGCGGCGGCAACGACACGGTGACCACCGGCATCGGTGTCTCGCGCGGTGCGAAGCGCTCCGCCAGCGCGTCCAGATCGGGTACGGCGTCCGCCTGCAGCACCTCGCCGAGCACCTGTGCCAGTTGCGCTTCACAGGCGCCGCGTGCGGCCAGATCGAGCAGACCGACCATGAGCTTGCACGCCTGGCGCTCGGGCAGTTTCTCGACGAGCCGCTCCCAGGTCTGCCGGTACTCGGTGCGGGGGAACATCTCGTCGCGCAGCGCCCAGCGGGCGAAGGCGCCGGGCTTGCGCTTGAGCGCGGGCAACAGGTGGCGGTAGTCGATCTGCTTGCCGCGTGGCTTGCCCGCCGGCACCGTCCCACGCACGCTCTCGAACACGGACACCCCGCCGAGCCAGCCCTCCAGGCGCTCCGGGTAGAGCCGGAACTGGAGCCGGTGGCCGATCAGGCGCGAGGGCACGCTGTAGAGCACGCGCCGTATGCTGACCGTACCGAACTTGGTCACGCGCGCCTCGATCTCCTCGTACTCGCTGGTGCGGCGAACCGGCAGCGCCTTGAGCTGGCTGCGCTCCTCGGTCAGCGGTGTCTGGATGCGTCGGTTCAGCCGTGCAACGACATCGGCGACGACGCGTTGGTAGTCGGCGACCGTGGCAAAGTCGCGATGCCCGCGCAGCAGCAATGCCTGATCGAGCGCGCCCTTGAGACTGCCCTGGCGCGATTCGATCGCGCCGTTCTCATGCGATTGCCCGAGATTGTTCCGCGTCGGACGCATGCCATAGTGCTGGCAAAGGTCTGCATAGCGGCGCGTGAGCGTTTCCGCTTCCGCCAAGTTATTGAAGGCGGCCGACAGGCTGTCGGTGCGGTGCTCCTCGGGCACGCCGCCCAAGGCCCACAGGGCGTTCTGCAGCCCCTGCGCCAGCGCGGCGAAGCTCTCGCCGCCGCACACGAGTTCGGCGTGGCGCCAGCCCGAGTAGGCGAGCGCGAACTGGTACAGGCGATGCTCGAAACGCTCACCGGCGATCGAGACGTTCAATTCGTTGCACACCGTGAAGTCGGACAGTGCCAGCCGCCCGGGCGGATTGGACTGGGCGAAGAAGACCTCCTTCTCCTGGCCATGCTCGGCCCGCCACATGCGAATCCGCCGCTGCAGCGTGCGCAACACGCCATCACCGAACACATCACCGTGCCGACGCTGCAACTCCTCGAGCAGCGTACGGCCCTGCAACCCCGGCTCGCGCGCGAGCAGCGGCAGCAACTCCTCCTCCCACACTCCCGCCAGCGGGTCGGCACGTGTCCTCCAGGTCCTCGGCCCACCCTGAGACGGCAACCCGTCTGCCTGCTCGATGCGTCGCGCCGAGCGCACGCTGATGCCCATCCGGGCCGCTGCGATCTGCTGCGTCGCCTGCCTTCTTGCTTCCGTGTATTTGCGCACTTGTTGGTCCGTGATCTTCCTGCCGGGCACTGAGCGCCTCCCAACGTCTGTCGTCAGAAGAGCACTCTATCCCTCGCTTCCGGACCTTCCCGGCTGCAGATCCAACCGGCCAAGATAGTTGTCGTCGACCGGCCAGGCTAATTGTCGCCGGCCATTGTCCCCATAGACCTGGTAAAACAGGTGGCCAGCCAACAGAGCGCGAGCGACAATAACCCCACGCTCGTCCGCAAGTGTTGCGATCACGACCCCAAGCAGGGAATAGAACTGGTGGCACAGAGCGCCTTTCCCCTGCATGCAAGAACGTACATCGTGGTAAGCGGCCTCAAAGGCCGAATAGTCACCGCTGACCGAGAATCTCAGCCCGGCGAGTTGCGCGAGGCTCTGGATTTCGGCATCGCTGCCGCTGAACACGCGCCTTGCTGCACGGCCCGGCCGCATGCCGCCGGCGACCAGGGACTCGAACTTCGCGATCTTCTCCTGCATGATTTCTCTCCTCTCTGAACTGTGGCACACGAGGGCGCCACGGCAGGCTGATGACAAGCTTGTGATCAGAGATGAGCTTTGCGGGGTGTGAAAAATGTGGGCATAAACGAGTTCATACTGAGCTTGAGGCATCTCCTTGCTGCAGACGCAGCCTGATGGTCAGGCGCGAAACCAAGGAGATGTGAAATGGATCAGTATCAGTTCTACCCCACCCCCGCCACGCTTGCTTCAAGGGCGTGGTCGCTCTTCAAGAGCAAGGAATGGGTGCGTGTTTTGGAGCCCAGTGCCGGAAACGGTGACCTGGCGCTGGCTTGCCCCGCATGGCGAGACGATTACAGGCGCCGTGTACCTGTCGATTGTTGTGAGATTGACCTGAGGCGGCACCCTACCCTTCGGGCCAAAGGCTTGAATGTGGTTGGGACGGACTTTTTGCAGTTTAAGAACGGGCATCTTTACGACGCAATCGTTCTCAATCCTCCGTTCCGGGATGGTGTGAAGCATGTGTTGCATGCATGGGAGATTACGTGGGACTGCGAGATCGTCGCAATCTTGAACGCCTCGTCGCTCAAAAACGCCTACAGCACCGAGCGGGATCATCTTCTCAGCCTGATCGAGAAGCATGGCAGCGTGGAGTTTCATACCGGGGCCTTTGCAACGGAGGAGGCCGAACGCAGGACAGAGGTCGAGGTTGCGCTCATCTACCTTCGTAAGAAGGCTCAGGTGGAGGAGATTGTCGGCGACATTCTCAGTGAGATGAAAACAGATGAAGAAACCGGCGAATCGCTTGCGGGTGGGTATGCCGAAGCGCAGTGTCTTGCTCTGCCCAACTCGGTGCTCGAGAACACGGTGGTAGCCTTCAATGCCGCTGTTCGAGCCATGAAGGACGCAGTACTGGCCGAGGCGCGCGCAGGCTATTACTCGGGCCTCATTGGGGAGACGATGGCGGTCAGAGACGGCGCTGAAGGCGGTAGCAAGCGCGACATCTCAACATCGTGGGTACAGGGCGAGATGGCCTCGCGTTACCTGGAGTTGAAGGATCGCGCCTGGGCATCGGTGCTTCGCAGCGTCGATGTGATGGATAGGCTTTCTTTCGGGGCACAGCGTCGGCTCGAAGCCAGCTTCGCTGAGATCAAGCAGATGGAGTTCTCAGTGTCCAATGTCCAGGGGTTCATCCTCGGCATCATCGACAGCCAGGATGAAATCGCGATCGGGATGTGTTGCGACGTGTTCGATCACATTATTCGATGGCATACGGAGGAGAACGGGACGCTTTATCGGGGTTGGGCATCGAACGACCGCCACCGGACGGCCGGCATGAGAATCAAGACGACACGTTTCATTTTGCCGGGATTCCAGCTCGAAGGGTGGCAGCGTCAGCTCGGATGGAACCAGATGAAGATGCTGCAGGATTTCGACAAGGTTTTCGCGATGCTTGACGGGGGTAAGCTCAA
It encodes:
- the istB gene encoding IS21-like element ISAZo16 family helper ATPase IstB produces the protein MSAVEAVTLPMMLTELRLPTIKRLWPALAEQSNREGWPAERFLAALCEHEMNERERRRIDRHRAESGLPPDKRLSAFDFAAVPTVSKAHVTALAEGDSWLEQGANILLFGPPGVGKTHLIASLGHALVERGYRVLFTRTSDLVQRLQAARRDLRLPAELAKLDRFDLLICDDFSYVRRDQGETSVLFELIAERYERKSLAITANQPFSGWDHVFAEPAMTLAAVDRLVHHATIFEMNVESFRRRVAQKGLAPSEQRKPQTSNPKG
- the istA gene encoding IS21 family transposase, producing the protein MPGRKITDQQVRKYTEARRQATQQIAAARMGISVRSARRIEQADGLPSQGGPRTWRTRADPLAGVWEEELLPLLAREPGLQGRTLLEELQRRHGDVFGDGVLRTLQRRIRMWRAEHGQEKEVFFAQSNPPGRLALSDFTVCNELNVSIAGERFEHRLYQFALAYSGWRHAELVCGGESFAALAQGLQNALWALGGVPEEHRTDSLSAAFNNLAEAETLTRRYADLCQHYGMRPTRNNLGQSHENGAIESRQGSLKGALDQALLLRGHRDFATVADYQRVVADVVARLNRRIQTPLTEERSQLKALPVRRTSEYEEIEARVTKFGTVSIRRVLYSVPSRLIGHRLQFRLYPERLEGWLGGVSVFESVRGTVPAGKPRGKQIDYRHLLPALKRKPGAFARWALRDEMFPRTEYRQTWERLVEKLPERQACKLMVGLLDLAARGACEAQLAQVLGEVLQADAVPDLDALAERFAPRETPMPVVTVSLPPLSAYDDLFAVAA
- a CDS encoding DUF4942 domain-containing protein — encoded protein: MDQYQFYPTPATLASRAWSLFKSKEWVRVLEPSAGNGDLALACPAWRDDYRRRVPVDCCEIDLRRHPTLRAKGLNVVGTDFLQFKNGHLYDAIVLNPPFRDGVKHVLHAWEITWDCEIVAILNASSLKNAYSTERDHLLSLIEKHGSVEFHTGAFATEEAERRTEVEVALIYLRKKAQVEEIVGDILSEMKTDEETGESLAGGYAEAQCLALPNSVLENTVVAFNAAVRAMKDAVLAEARAGYYSGLIGETMAVRDGAEGGSKRDISTSWVQGEMASRYLELKDRAWASVLRSVDVMDRLSFGAQRRLEASFAEIKQMEFSVSNVQGFILGIIDSQDEIAIGMCCDVFDHIIRWHTEENGTLYRGWASNDRHRTAGMRIKTTRFILPGFQLEGWQRQLGWNQMKMLQDFDKVFAMLDGGKLKPEVGLCDIFTTELEQMRRGARVSSSYFDCRWYPGIGTIHFFSRSAALTDALNRKVGRHRQWLPPEGTRVSEDFWKQYEKSEKFDKEIRQALNTNRKRWERTAIDRLFSSDEKEREAAHEAVADVIDQVLARHGISTDFLLEDSQQMPLLAA